TTGCCGCGGCTTCCTTCTGAACGCAACTACGCCTGTTTTTCGACGAAAGGCCCACTGGAACGAAGCGCTCCCTCTGTTTATTGATGGGAGGTCAATCGAGGGTGGACGGCGGACATGCAGCACGATCACGAACGGGAAGTCATTATCGAGCGGCGCGGTACTGCGGGGATCATCCGCCTCAATCGGCCAAAGGCGCTGAACAGCCTGACGCTCGGCATGGTGCGGATGATCGATGCGGCACTCGACGAATTCGCGGATGATGACGGCGTTGCAAGCGTGGTGGTGACGGGCGAGGGCGAGCGCGGCTTCTGCGCTGGCGGCGATATTCGTGTACTCCACGAAAGCGGGCGTGAGGGTTCCGATCTTGCAGAGACGTTCTGGCGCGAGGAATTCACACTCAACCACCGCATCGCAAGCTACGCTAAACCCTATGTCGCCCTGATGGATGGCATCACCATGGGCGGCGGCGTGGGCCTGTCCGCGCACGGGCGGCACCGCATCGTGACGGAGCGGACGAGGCTTGCGATGCCGGAAACCGGCATCGGCTATTTCCCGGATGTGGGAGCGACCTGGCTGCTGCCGCGCATGCCCGGCGAGACGGGAACATGGGCAGGATTGACCGGCCAGGAGCTGAATGCGGCGGATGCCATCTATACCGGCCTTGCTGATTTCGAGATCCCGTCGTCGCGGCTCCCGGATGTCATCGACGCGTTGGCGCGGCTTCCTGCCGGGTCCTCGCCGGTTGCCTGCGATGCTCTGCTGAAGCATCTTTCCGGCAAGGCGACCAAAAGCCGCCTGCGGGCCGTTCGGCCGTTGATCGACCATGCCTTCTGTTTCGATCGCGTCGAAGAGGTTCTGGAAGCGCTCGCCGCTGACGAAAGCGAATTCGCCGCCAAGACACGCAAGACGCTGCACACGCGCTCGCCGACGAGCCTGAAGTTGACTCTGCGTCTGCTGAGGGAAGGAAGGCAGAGCGTCAGTCTCGCCGCCTGCCTGAAGCGTGAGCTTGGGGCCTGTATGCAGATATTGAAATCCGCGGACTTTTACGAGGGCGTGCGCGCGGCGGTGATCGACAAGGATCGAAATCCCAAATGGTCGCCTTCGACCATCGAGGAGGTGGACGCAGACGTGCTCGCGCCATTCTTCAAACCGGCCGATCGCCCTCTTGCCCTCTAGCGCCACATACCGCGCATGCGGGCGCCGACATCGATGCGGACTTGGCGCGCCTGTTGCGCAGCGACGCTCTCGCTCTTGACCTGCGGCCAGCCGCAGACCTCGAAAAATTGCAGCAGCGTCGCCGGGATGAAGCGGGTGCGCGAGGCATAAACGTGCCGGTCGCCCTGCATATTTTGCCCGTGCGTGAAGAAGCGCTGCGGGACGACGAGATCGAGACCGTCCCTGGCTCGCGTCATCGCGACATAAAGCAGGCGCCGCTCCTCCTCTATTTCCGCGCTGGTGCCAACGCCGAGATCCGACGGGATGCAGCCGTCGACAACGTTCAGCATGAAGACCTGGGTCCACTCCTGACCCTTGGCCGAATGGATCGTCGAAAGGATCAGATAGTCCTCATCGAGCAACGGCACGCCCGCCTGGTCGCTGGTCGCATCCGGCGGGTCGAGCGTCAGTTCGGTCAGGAAGCGTTCGCGCGACGGATAGCCGCCGGCGATTTGCTCGAGCTGCAGGAGATCGGCCTGACGCGTTGCGGCATCCTCGTGCAGCCGCTCGAGGTGCGGCTGATACCATTCCCGGACAAGGCCGATTTCGGCGGGCCAGCCGGCTTTACCGGATTTCAGCTCCTGCATGACCGAGACGAAAAAGGTCCAATCCTGGCCGGCGCGCGGCGGGGCAGGCATGGCGGCGAGCGCCTGCAGGGGGCTTGGATCCTCCGCCATCTGGTCGAGTGCCCGCTGGGCAGTCGAAGGCCCGACGCCCGGCAGGATCTGCATCAGCCGGAAGCCGGCGACACGGTCGCGCGGATTGAGAGCAAAGCGCAGCGCCGCCAGCATGTCCTTGACATGTGCGCTGTCGAGAAATTTCAGGCCGCCGAATTTCACGAAGGGAATGTTGCGGCGGGTAAGCTCGACTTCCAGCGCGCCGCTGTGGTGCGAGGCGCGGAACAGCACCGCCTGGTTCTTCAGCCGCGTGCCCTCTTCGCGGTTCTCCAGCACCTTTTCGGCAACATACCGGGCCTGTTCGGCCTCGTCGCGCACGGTAACGAGGCGCGGGCGCTCGCCCGATTGCCGCTCCGTCCATAGGTTCTTGGTGAAGCGTTCCGAGGCAAGATCAATAACGGCATTTGCCGCGGCGAGAATGGGTTGCGTCGAACGATAGTTGCGATCGAGCGTGACGATGTCGGCCGGCGGGGAGAACGAGGCCGGGAAATCGAGGATGTTGCGGACTGAGGCGGCGCGGAAGGAATAGATCGACTGCGCATCGTCCCCGACGACGGTCAGCCCATGCCCCTCAGGCTTCAAAGCAAGCAGGATGGAGGCCTGCAGGCGGTTCGTATCCTGATATTCGTCGACGAGCACGTGATCGAAGCGGCCGCCGATATCCTCGGCGATCAGCGGTTCGGCAACCATCTGCGCCCAGTAGAGGAGCAGGTCGTCATAATCGAGGACGTTCTGGGCCTGCTTTGCCTCGACATAGGCGGCAAAAAGTTCGCGGAGCTGCTTTTCCCAAGCAGCACACCAGGGGAAGGCATCACGCAGGACCAGAGGCAGTTCCGTCTCCGAATTCACGGCCCGGGAATAGATCGCAAGGCAGGTGCCCTTGGTCGGGAAGCGGCTCTCCATTTTCGAGAAGCCGAGCTCGTGACGAATGATGTTCATCAGGTCGGCGCTGTCTTCCCGGTCATGGATGGTGAAGGCGGGGTCAACTCCGATCTGCTCGGCATAATCGCGAAGCAGCCGCGCGCCGATCCCATGGAAGGTGCCGCTCCAGGCCAGGGCATCGGCCATGATGCCGGAATTGCTGCCAATGACTTCAGCGCAAATCCGCTCGACGCGGCGTGCCATCTCGGAGGCCGCCCGACGGGAGAAGGTCATCAGCAGGATGCGGCGCGGATCGGCGCCCTTGACGATGAGATGCGCGACGCGGTGCGCGAGCGTATTGGTCTTGCCCGAACCCGCGCCGGCGATCACCAGAAGCGGACCTGCAACATGGCTGCCGGCGGCAAGCGTGCCGTGTTCGACCGCCATGCGCTGCTGTGGATTGAGCTTTTCGAGATACATCCAGCCATCCGTTTGGCCCGCGTGCAACACGGCGCGGGCAGATTAGGCGTTCCTTGAATGTTCTCGATAATGATTCCTGTCAAGCACAAGCTTTAATGAAGGGCAGACACCGCTTCGTTGCTGATGAGTTTCAAGCTCCGATCCGGCTGGCGAATGTAGGTTTCCCCGCACCCGGTTGCCGCTTGAATTGTAGAAGCTGTTGCAAAGGGTTGCCGACGGGGTGATTTCGTCGGTTTGGTTCGCGGCCGCCCGCCATAGGTCAAGATGCCGGCAATGGCCGTGGGCTCAGCGAGGACGAACAAGCGGAGAGCAGAAAGGCCGCGAGAACTGCCGAAACAATCACTTTCATCGGACGCCCCCGGCCGTCGATCCGGATGGGCAACCTCTGCCGCACGCCAAGGGGGGTTGAAAGACAATCTATGATTCCCCCTGAACTGGGCGTGCCCGTATGCAACGGAAGACGGTCTTGGGGTGAAGCCACTGCTGCGGTGGCGCGTGGTCATTTTGGTTCTGGCCGTTGAATTGTCTCTGGTACCGTGTCGTCTTTTCCCCCGCCCTGGTTGAAAGGTTTGACGACCAGGATACTGAGAATGGAGGCGACCATCGCTGCGATAATGACAAGCATCAGTATTCTCATGACAATTTCTACTTAAGCTCACGCGGTTTGGTACAATTCAATTAAACTTCTTCGAGTGAAAGAAAAGTTACAGAAGATTCTCGCGAGAACGAACAAGAAAAAAACGGGAACAAAAACTGCATCTCGCGTGTTTTGGTCGTCTGAATTCAACGCCGGAGACTGTTATGAGGACGACATTCCATCTGGGCGCTGCCGCCCTTCTTGTTGCATCCGCCGCGTTTGCCACACCTGCATCCGCATCACTCGAAACGGATATCGATTATTATTCGGCGTTGCCGCAGGACCAGATTGCCCTCAATGAATATAGCCGCGCGCCTGCCTGTGAGCCGGTCGAGGCGCAATATCTGCCATCCTTCATCCGTACTCCGGACGGCACTATTATCGGCGTTGGCTATCTCGAGATAGAAAGCGAAAGCAGTTGCTGAGGAGCAAGATCAGGAAGATTTGCCCGGACGAGGCTCGCCTGCGCATGACCGAGCGAACGAGCCTCTGACCACCATCATGACGGCTGTGGGGTTTTTATGGGTCCTCAGCATCGGCGAGCAACGCCTTGAAACGAATTTTCCCGCCTGTCTTGCTTCAACAGTTAAACGAACTGAACCGCCGTCTCTGAACGGCACAGGACAATCATTCCAATTACAGTCAGCCGTGGCGCACCCGTCAGTGCAGCTTCAGCTTGGCTTCTTCCGCCGCCGCAAGAAACTCGCAGCGCGCCTCTTCGGCGGTCTTGCGTCCATCGAGCGCCGCGCGGCACGCGCTGCGGGCCTTGAGGTAACGAAGCCCGCGATTTGCGGGCCAAAGATCGGTGAGGCATTTCAGTGCGTCAAACGGGCCGTTCACGGTTCGCGCGTCGGCGTTTTCGAAACCGACCTTGACCGGATTGCCCCATCTTTCTGTCGCCATAGGCGTATTCCTCCGATGTTTACGCCAAAACGCGCATCCAGCCCCTTGCGTTCCCCTCGCTGGGACCGTGCACATGGGTATATTAGCGGGATATTTGTTGTCGGCAATCGGGTTTACTCGCGTCAGACGCGACGGAGGATTGGATTTCTGGCAGAAACGATGCCGCCGGGCAGGTCAAGCTTGTAAGGCGGCCACTTTTGCAATGGCGCGCATGAAGCCAGATTGGCG
Above is a window of Rhizobium etli 8C-3 DNA encoding:
- a CDS encoding ATP-dependent helicase, translated to MYLEKLNPQQRMAVEHGTLAAGSHVAGPLLVIAGAGSGKTNTLAHRVAHLIVKGADPRRILLMTFSRRAASEMARRVERICAEVIGSNSGIMADALAWSGTFHGIGARLLRDYAEQIGVDPAFTIHDREDSADLMNIIRHELGFSKMESRFPTKGTCLAIYSRAVNSETELPLVLRDAFPWCAAWEKQLRELFAAYVEAKQAQNVLDYDDLLLYWAQMVAEPLIAEDIGGRFDHVLVDEYQDTNRLQASILLALKPEGHGLTVVGDDAQSIYSFRAASVRNILDFPASFSPPADIVTLDRNYRSTQPILAAANAVIDLASERFTKNLWTERQSGERPRLVTVRDEAEQARYVAEKVLENREEGTRLKNQAVLFRASHHSGALEVELTRRNIPFVKFGGLKFLDSAHVKDMLAALRFALNPRDRVAGFRLMQILPGVGPSTAQRALDQMAEDPSPLQALAAMPAPPRAGQDWTFFVSVMQELKSGKAGWPAEIGLVREWYQPHLERLHEDAATRQADLLQLEQIAGGYPSRERFLTELTLDPPDATSDQAGVPLLDEDYLILSTIHSAKGQEWTQVFMLNVVDGCIPSDLGVGTSAEIEEERRLLYVAMTRARDGLDLVVPQRFFTHGQNMQGDRHVYASRTRFIPATLLQFFEVCGWPQVKSESVAAQQARQVRIDVGARMRGMWR
- a CDS encoding enoyl-CoA hydratase/isomerase family protein, yielding MQHDHEREVIIERRGTAGIIRLNRPKALNSLTLGMVRMIDAALDEFADDDGVASVVVTGEGERGFCAGGDIRVLHESGREGSDLAETFWREEFTLNHRIASYAKPYVALMDGITMGGGVGLSAHGRHRIVTERTRLAMPETGIGYFPDVGATWLLPRMPGETGTWAGLTGQELNAADAIYTGLADFEIPSSRLPDVIDALARLPAGSSPVACDALLKHLSGKATKSRLRAVRPLIDHAFCFDRVEEVLEALAADESEFAAKTRKTLHTRSPTSLKLTLRLLREGRQSVSLAACLKRELGACMQILKSADFYEGVRAAVIDKDRNPKWSPSTIEEVDADVLAPFFKPADRPLAL
- a CDS encoding DUF982 domain-containing protein, yielding MATERWGNPVKVGFENADARTVNGPFDALKCLTDLWPANRGLRYLKARSACRAALDGRKTAEEARCEFLAAAEEAKLKLH